The sequence CCGTCACCAGAATGTTTAGTTCAAATTCTAGCTAGACTCAGATAGTTCTCAGTCTCAGACACTAAAAGAAAACACATATATAATTTAACGTAATTAGTTTGGCTTAACATTTTTATCATGTCACTGCAGGGAGACGACAAGACGAAACcagtcatatatatatatagagagttGATCATTAGTAAGAAGAACTATAGATACATTTGGCTGATTTACAAACTCTAATACATAATATTTATAACTTCAAATAATAACaacatattatttttaaaaaacaGATAATCATTACAGTCAAGAAATATATACCTCCACTAAGCATAAACCTTTACCAGTTGTGAAATTTTACATAATTTCATAGTAATATTTTAATCAAGCTTGCTGTGTTATTATTGTAATGATAATATTTTGATAAATTATTGTTGTTAGCTCTAGTGCAGATTTAAGTTCATACGAGAAAGACATGATTTTAATATGATTGTAGATGAATATATTTGTCATCTAACATCAAAAAATGATTTCGAGAGTCACATGAACAAAACAAAATGCAATCAAATTCAACGTTAATCTCGTAATTTATACTTTGCGTAGTTTTATTGTTGCTTACTTGCTTTGCTTGAAGATAGTGTGAAGATGCCAATAATAATTATTAACCTAAAACAATGCGAGCCTAATTTTCTCGCTCATTGTTTGGTAATTAGCCTGTAATAATTTACTTTCAATTCAACGTGTTTgctatttgttttttttttatattGACTTCGAAGTTGCAGTTGAGAGTATCAAAATTTAACCGGTTTTACTCAAATTTGATTAGAATAATTGTATATTTTGTAAGTGCTAGTCAAACATTTTTACTAAATTCCTAATTTTTGCATGCAAAAGCTGGGTAATACAATGCAAACTTTTAAACATATTTGAAAGGAGATATCATGCAACAAATACCAacaagtttttttaaaaaaattgaaaaaatatcTATAGTATAAATACATGTAATATATCAAAATTAAATGTTCGAACTTAAATGAGTAAAAATCTTTTACTGCATGATAAAgtaaaaaaatctgattttgtCGGTCATCTCCGGATTAAAAACAATTATGTAGGGTTATTGATGACCAATTCTCTAAACAAGGACTCATTTATGTATAtgaaatttttataataaatattCTTTTAATTTTAGTTTACGCTTATATCTTATTTTAATTATCTAAGAAAGTAATTAAATAAGATGCAGCTGATCAACACTTATAAGAGAGCTATATAAAATCACTTAACCTGGAGAAAAGATGATAATATTGAATTTCTATGTGAATACATTAATCATGCAACATCAAAAGTAGATGAATCATTGTACATTTGTTAATGGTTGTATAACAAATTTTATAGTCATTTGTATTATACTCCTCAAGTACCAATTTATATGTGTTGTTTAATTTTTGACAATTAAATTAACTTGATAGAAAATTTCATATAATATATaactgaaaatatttataaaaattataaattatattaacataaactatattaaatcttatttttaattaattgGCACACGCATGAAATCGAACTATTGACCTCCATTATATGAGTACTGCACAAATATTTTGTTGACAAACTTTCTTTTTTCAATTAGTCAAAAGTTTGGAAAATAACACTTAATTAAATTAGGACGGAAGAAATACATGAAAACTTCCtcattaaatattatatataggAGTGAGTATTTGCCGGTTCAGAATCGAGAACCGAACCGATCAAAAATTGCGGTTCCGGTTCGGTTCTTAATTAATTCGAGTCGGGTCGGTTCAGTTCTTATTTTTCTAGAAATTTCGGTtctcggttcggttcggttcttaacatactagaaccgtaagaaccgaaccgaaccgtatataaatgaatatatatatatatatatgtatatatattacgtattatattttcttatttttaatattataataaattttaagaaaaatatgatttttattgtattacttgtttctttaaatatatatggagtgttgaatatttttataaatatttttcttcttaaaaaGTAATCGAATTCAAATTGATCGATCATTAATAAAAATCTTCTTATACTAAGTTacccttaataaataatcaaaactagtcaaaatttaaaaagttataatataaagtaatatgcaaaataaataaatatgaaataaaatataaattcggttctttcggttcagaaccgaaccgaaccaaaaTTTACAGTTCGGTTCCAGTTCGGTTCTTACATATAAACGCGTCCGGTTCGATTCTTGAAATATTCCTAATTCGGTTCTCGATTACTTTGGTTCCGGTCGGTTCGGTCCGATTCTGACCCGTTGCTCATCCCTAATTATATATGCTATCAATCAATCAATCGTATCCAATAATACCTCATAGGGTAGTGTCTGGGGTGTATAGTGTACGCAGTCTTACCGTTATTAAAAAGAATTGCATTACCCTTATTCCAAAGAATGAAGAGGTTATTTCCTCCAAATACCCTCAGCTTGTGTGTGCACATATATGTGTCTTCTGGATAAACAATGATACATAAAAGTAAGTAATAATACGCGAGACAACGATAAACAATGATACAATATCTCATCCCATGATTTTATTCACGTGAGACTTACATATACAGTAACATATATATGCTATGtatgtgttaaattgggaaaaCTATTTTTAAAGGATTCGAGTAAATTCTGAAAGACACTCTTTTCTTTTCTGAATTTCAGGTAGGCACTTTTATATTTTTCAAATAACTTAATGATGAGAaattgtaaaaatataattttattaaaattatttaaataaaataactattttatttaaaaatttctttttttaaataaaatagttatttttttaactttttttcCTAACAGTTGGTGtttttttctaaatatattcAATAGTATTTTTTGTTAAGTTTTTCTTCCTAAATAAATATGTTGGTTTTTTTTCTTAAATCAGTTAGTTCTTTTCTTGTTAAATAAATCAACTAGTCTGTTTTTTTACGTACAAATTTCAAAAaagaaataatatttttaaaattatcgtgtttattaaaattttaaaatatataatttatagaaTTTAAGAAATTTGAATAAATTTTCGTTTATTATATTAATGTATGTTAACGGCGGTTAACCAAATACAAggttttatcaatttattgaattgAATGCAAATTTTTGCGAGCATTGCATGATTAATTAAAATGTCATTGTCGCTCATCTCCCAAATTCAAAACAATTATGGAGAGTAATTCTTTTCACCAATTCCGCTAATTAAGGACTCCGAATTTATGTATATAAAATTTTCATCATAAATattcttttaattttaatttacgCCTATATctcattttaattatttaaaaaagtAATTAAATAAGATGCAGCTGATCAACACTTACGAGAGAGCTATATAAAATCACTTAACCTGCAGAACAGATGATTTTAATTGAATTTGTAAGTGAATACATTTATCATGCAACATCAAAAGTAGATGAATCATTGTACATTTGTTAATTGTTGTATAACGAATTTTACTCCTCAAGTTCCAATTTGTATGTGTTTGTTTAACTTTTGATTATTAAATGGACTTGATTTTtatagaatttttttttttgacaGTAGATAACCCGTACGTATCGGATAAACGATAcaggctcacgcaatagcctggAAATTACATGAACCAAGATAAATTGTATTTAAAAGACAAGTTCTGACTCAGGAAGCATAATCATAATTTTTTTCCGTGGTATTCGAACCTGTGATCAAGAAGATAATTATTCCCCTTTTAACCAACTGAGTTAACATTTGCGGGGAATTTTTACAAAAAACTTTGTATAATATATAAtctaaaataattataaaaatcatactaatataaaatatatttaatctATTTTTTTCAGTTTTTCAAAAGAGTGAAAAATATAACATAAGAAGAAACATATCTCATTACTAAATGAAATTTAGCTTTGTGATCCATGCAAGTAAAGTGTTATTGTGCCTAACAATGTCGATCAGATTACACCTAAATGCTATTCTGATGGCTATAAAATATAATGAATCTCTGCCTAACACAAGTTCATTACTGACTTGATCATAGAACCTCaaacaattttattttaaaatacattTCCTGTAATTAGAGAAAGTCAAATACTTGCTTTGTACTCAATTGCATGCACAATCCCACTATCTCTAGGTCTTTAAATAGTCTACTGATGTGCCCTTCAAGAAATTTGACCATTTGCCAAATTGCCATATACACCACCTTACAATTCACAAACTGCACCTGCAGTTTTCCAAAACTGGCCTATCTGCATTTTCTTGTTTTTAACTTATAACTCATGCATGCATGATACTGCTTAAACCTGTCACCAGAGCTTTATAGTCTCTAAGTTTTGGTCACATAAATATTGCCAATGGGCGAGGAAAATACTCAATCAGCGTCTACTGTGAAGCCTGTTCTTGCATGTCTGCAGTTGAGGCATGTCTTGACTTTCCTTTTCTTTGCTGTAGGTTTGTGTATTGGAATAACAGCCAGTTTAAGTTTTAACAGCTTCTCATTAGTTTTAAAATCTCAGATGTTATCTCGTTTCTCGTCGCAACCATCAGAGTTACCAATTCCTTCCTTGTCTGTACCCATACTGAACATTGCACCAGCTTACAAGAAAGGTTATGCAGTGAATTTTAAGGAAAATGTCACACACAACATGGATGACGATGAATTGTTTTCGCGGGCTTCAATGGTTCCTCAAATTCAGGATAATCCGTATGAACATACTCCTAAAGTTTCTTTCATGTTTTTGACCAAGGGACCTTTGCCATTAGGCCCTCTCTGGGAGAAATTCTTTAAAGGCCATGAAGGGTCTTACTCGATTTACATTCATTCTGATCCCTCGTATAATGAATCACTCCCAGAAGAATCTGTGTTCCATGGAAGAAGAATTCCCAGCAAGGTACCTACTACCTAGTAACATAATAACTAATTTGACATGGTACCATAGCTCCTTAGACCAAGCATTCTCCTATAATTGACTCCTACTGAGATATTAATTCCTCGTAGCAAACTAATTAAAATTCTCTTGTGTAATTCCTACAGCCAGTCGAATGGGGAAAGTTGTCGATGATTGATGCAGAAAGGCGCCTCTTGGCAAATGCTCTTCTAGACTTCTCCAACAAAAGGTTTGTCTTACTTTCTGAGACTTGCATTCCCTTGTTCAACTTCACAACAGTTTACAGCTACCTCGTCAACACCAACAAGACCTTTGTAGCTTCCTATGATGATCCAAGTAAAGTTGGACGTGGACGATACAACAGTCAAATGTATCCTACATTATCAATCAAAGATTGGCGAAAAGGTTCACAATGGTTTGAAGTGGACCGAAATTTGGCTATCAAGATAATATCAGACAAGAAATATTATCCAATTTTTGGCCAGTACTGCCACATGCCATGTTACTCGGACGAGCATTACATCCCCACACTTGTGAATGTGGTTTCTTCATCAGGTTTGAACTCAAATAGGAGCATTACTTGGGTTGATTGGTCTAAGAGTGGTCCGCACCCTGAAAGATTTGACAAGAGATCTGTGTCTTTGGAGTTCTTGAACCAGATTAAGTATGGTAATAACTGCACTTATAATGGGGATACAAGCACAATTTGTTTCTTGTTTGCTAGGAAGTTCGTTCCCAACACATTGGCTCCGCTTCTACAACTTGCTCCTCTGTTATTTGTTTGAATGATTACAGATTTATAGGGAAGAAGTTATCAACTTTGTACATGCACTCTTATTGTAACTTAGTAAACTTGAGGCATCACTGCATCAGTATCAGATCTCTTCCAAACACATATGCAACTAAGCTCATAACAGAGCATATATTAATGTCTGAGATTGATTTCATGGTTTCTCATTAAGTAGCCATGCATGAACACTCTAAGGCTAAGCGCCTTATGCATAAGCTCGGGAACTTTCATTTTTCATATAATTAGCCAAAGGGCATTGGTAAGTGCTTCCTTTCTTGCTGCTGTACATGCTCCACCATGTCCTAAAACTGCTTCCTTCCAAGAAAATCTCAGGGTCTACCATTAGCTTAGCTATTGATTCCATTACGTATTCTTCAAACTTCTCCATCTTTTTGTATACATCCGCTTCCACCACCGGACAGATTTCTTCATCCTTAAGCAATTCGAGTGATATTAAGGCCTCCTCCACATGCGCCCAAAAGCAAGAATCCTCATTGAAACTACATGCATTTTTCCTCCTCCTACTGCTTGGCTCTTCCACTTGCAGCCATTTTTCCAACAGAACATAATGCTCTGATCTTCTTTGAGACAGTAATCCTTCTGTCCTTTGTAAACTTTGTAGTACTCTGCAATATCAAGTGGTTCCACCCCAGGTGAGCCATGTTAATTTTCATATTCTTTAGCTTCTCATCCAAATCTAACACATAATGTTTGCGTTCCACAATTTCCAGCTTTCCTTCAATTCTTTTGATCAGTTCATTGTTCTTCTTTCGGGTGTGTGATATTTCCAGTCATGTACTTTGTCATTGACAATGTAACACAAATATTTGTTTTTTAACGACGATAATAATAAATTTCTGAAATTTGGCTGAGATTGGTAGAAAAGTACCTGCATTTCATGAATTCAGATTGCTTGTAGCTTCAATATGATGCCAGTACGCAATGGATTATTATTCCATTCACCTACATGCCTGTCTTTAACAATTGCCTTATCTTTCAGGCCTTCCAAAACCAATCCATAATCAGTTAACTGCATGTTCTTTGAATTTAAGGCCCTCAATAGTTCCAAGACAAACTCAGGTTCCGAGAAACAAGCAACACCTGTTTCTGAACAGAAGAGATATAATCCGAAAGGCTTATAACGCCTGCTAGGTTCAGAACTTGGCTCAGACGACACAATGGTGTTGTGGGATGAGATGAACAATCCTGGAAACTGGTCTTGCTTTGAGACTACATGCACAAAGCATGAAATCCAAGATGGTCGTCCTGATATGATTTTGTGAAGGCCATCATCACCAAGTAAGGGTGAGCCAAAAGTCAAGCAAACTGGGCGTTTAGTGTTTTTATCCATTTTCGAGTAACAGGTTTGTAGCAGCCACAATGCGAAAAGTGAGGCAACAGATCCCCCCAGAGCCTGCCCGGTAATAACTTAGGGTTTTGCAATATCAATCTGCAGTAGGATAAATAAGTATTAACATGATTAGTCCGCTCTTAGTTTACATACTTATAAGCCAATTTAGTAGTCTAGACCAGGGGCGGATTCAGAAATATATTTTTATGGGGGTACTGAGCAAATTCTGAAAAGACACTCTTATGGTTTTGAATTTTGTGGGGGCACTTTCATATATTTTCGAAACTCTTAATGGTGAAAGAACATAAAATCAGATTTTAGGGTGGTGAAAAAACGTAAAATCTGATTTTAAGGGGGACACGTGTCCCCGGTGTCCTTACTAGATCCGCCCCTGGTCTAGACTCTGAAAGGCGAAAGCCAATATTTTCTATAAAATGTTTTATAGAGGGTGAGACATGCTACCTTTTCTTGAACAAGTTGAGCATGAAGAGATTGGTAGAGATGTACAGCAGCTTTGTTCATGGAATACGATGAATCAAAGAGACGAAATTTGAACGTCTCTATAAGAGTGTCTGACGAAACTAAATCTCCATCCTCACCTTGAAGATTTTGTATATTACAAACTGGTGAGCATACAAAAGCTATAACAGTAACATCTGTTTCAGCATTAAAACGTTTGTATGTAACAGAATACGGCAAATTTGGGTGAGTTTGAGACATTTGTTTGTATAGCTCCAAAATGGCAGCCCAAGAATTTTGAAGAAGATCTGAACCAACCAGATAATTCCCCAAATCTTCTTCATAGTTGAACCTGCAACGATAATTAAACAAGAACACAGTGATCACAAGATAAGAATCAGAAACTATAATGCAAATAATCACAGCCATGCAACAATCATAACAATAAGTAATAACAAGAGATTCATATGAAAAAACAATTCTTCATTACATGCACATAACATCTGTATCAAATATCTGAATATAGAGCAAAGAAATGATATCTGTTGAAGGAAACTTAACTGGTTCATTTTTCTTAAATGAAGTATGTAAATTACTAATTACTAAGAAAGTCTTGTCCGGCAATATATCCTCGCCCTCATGGGATGTTCAGGGTTCGAACTTCATGAAATCAACGGGTGTGTGAGTGcgtttaatttttaaaataaaagaaagaaaaaagcATGCTGAGTGACAACATATATCTACCAACTACATAAATTTTGTATATTTATGTCTCCATCACAACTCACAAGACTTCAAACGATAGTTTCCTATTGATTTATCCTGAAATTTTGAATATGAACTCAAAGAGGTTGGAGTACTTTTTATGTTCCACTTGACAATAATATAAAAATGAAATCAATGTTTTCGAGCTGGTACAAAGCTCTGGTGATTTTTGGTGGATCCAAAAATGGGATGAGATTATTATGTTTGCTAAGCTAGCAGTTCTTGTTAACCTTGTGTGGACTTAAGTATTTGATTTTGTGAAGGTAAATAGTTTGAATCTGTACCAAAAATAGAGCCGGCAATCGggtcgtgtcgtgtactttcgtgtcgtgtaatTTTGTGTTTCGTTTACGTAAACATGAAATCCATATCCGACCCCAAATGATTTCGTGTACCCATATGTGAAACCCATATCCGATTCGAATCGTGTCATATACTTTCGGTGTACTTTTCgtgtatattaaataaaaaattaatataatatataaaaaaatctatttta is a genomic window of Apium graveolens cultivar Ventura unplaced genomic scaffold, ASM990537v1 ctg8090, whole genome shotgun sequence containing:
- the LOC141704661 gene encoding glycosyltransferase BC10-like; this encodes MGEENTQSASTVKPVLACLQLRHVLTFLFFAVGLCIGITASLSFNSFSLVLKSQMLSRFSSQPSELPIPSLSVPILNIAPAYKKGYAVNFKENVTHNMDDDELFSRASMVPQIQDNPYEHTPKVSFMFLTKGPLPLGPLWEKFFKGHEGSYSIYIHSDPSYNESLPEESVFHGRRIPSKPVEWGKLSMIDAERRLLANALLDFSNKRFVLLSETCIPLFNFTTVYSYLVNTNKTFVASYDDPSKVGRGRYNSQMYPTLSIKDWRKGSQWFEVDRNLAIKIISDKKYYPIFGQYCHMPCYSDEHYIPTLVNVVSSSGLNSNRSITWVDWSKSGPHPERFDKRSVSLEFLNQIKYGNNCTYNGDTSTICFLFARKFVPNTLAPLLQLAPLLFV